The Oryzias latipes chromosome 4, ASM223467v1 genome includes a window with the following:
- the insl5 gene encoding insulin-like peptide INSL5 produces the protein MRALVVLPLVLCVLVCVDQGRAEVKPVKLCGREFLRAVVYTCGGSRWRRFLTDPDMNGIPAAEQNSLDSFSSSGSELRDWTKRDNNGFLTMMCCQVGCSKRDLTYLC, from the exons ATGCGCGCCCTGGTGGTTTTGCCTCTGGTTTTGTGTGTCTTGGTGTGTGTGGACCAGGGAAGAGCAGAGGTGAAGCCTGTGAAGCTGTGTGGCCGGGAGTTCCTGAGAGCTGTTGTCTACACCTGTGGAGGCTCCCGCTGGAGGAGATTCTTGACAGATCCAGACATGAATG GTATTCCTGCTGCTGAGCAGAACAGCTTGGACAGCTTCAGCAGCTCGGGCTCCGAGCTCCGGGATTGGACAAAACGGGACAACAACGGCTTCCTGACTATGATGTGCTGTCAGGTGGGCTGCAGCAAAAGGGATCTCACTTACCTCTGCTGA